The following nucleotide sequence is from Nesterenkonia xinjiangensis.
GCCGACGACGGCGACGTCGACGGCTCATTCGCCGGCGCCGTCACCCTCGACTGCGAGGGCCGAGGGCGCCTCCGTGGAGCCGTCCCCGAAGATCAACTCCGCCCCGTTGCTGAACATCCAGTCCAGCCCAGAGACGATCAGGATCACGATGATCACGAAGACCAGGACGACCAGCGTGTAGTTGGTCAGTTCGCGACGGGTCGGAACGACGACCTTCTTGAGCTCGTCGACGACCTGGCGCAGGAACAGCCACACCTTCCCGAAGGGACCTCGCGGATCGCCTCCGT
It contains:
- the secE gene encoding preprotein translocase subunit SecE, coding for MSQTPSTDVQGSTPDGGDPRGPFGKVWLFLRQVVDELKKVVVPTRRELTNYTLVVLVFVIIVILIVSGLDWMFSNGAELIFGDGSTEAPSALAVEGDGAGE